From a region of the Paenibacillus sp. R14(2021) genome:
- a CDS encoding GNAT family N-acetyltransferase has product MINIRRYSTADHDDIWRLHLLVISAAGVEPTHQHYHDIFHIEDQYLSSGGEFLVGTTQSGTVVAMGGLKKLDGETAEIKRLRVHPDFQQRGYGQLLLSSLERCAEELGFRQIYLDALTNQLGAKKLFTNNGYAHRGASVIDGFWVNVYEKSLIYPA; this is encoded by the coding sequence ATGATCAACATCCGCCGCTATTCGACCGCTGACCATGACGATATTTGGAGGCTGCATCTGCTCGTGATTTCCGCCGCAGGGGTAGAACCCACACACCAGCATTACCACGATATTTTCCACATCGAAGATCAGTACCTGTCCTCCGGAGGCGAGTTTCTCGTCGGCACGACCCAGAGCGGCACGGTCGTCGCCATGGGCGGCCTCAAGAAGCTCGACGGCGAGACCGCCGAAATCAAGCGTCTGCGCGTTCATCCCGATTTCCAGCAGCGCGGCTATGGCCAGCTCCTGCTGTCCAGTCTTGAGCGGTGTGCCGAGGAATTAGGCTTCCGCCAAATTTACCTGGATGCGCTGACCAATCAGCTTGGGGCGAAGAAGCTGTTCACGAACAACGGCTACGCCCACAGAGGCGCGTCCGTGATCGACGGCTTCTGGGTCAACGTGTACGAGAAATCGTTGATTTACCCGGCATAG
- a CDS encoding AI-2E family transporter, translated as MLLQNGFFRVCLGIIALLLIIYLMAKVSFIFRPLLTIFNILIVPFMLAGFFYYLLRPVVQYMVRQRLNKILSILLLYFIAAGIGVVFFIVVWPALQMQLENFLKGAPELIEGFKSQFAKLQSNRLVSIFAGNESDLSTKLSDYLNRAITAASDYVSSVVSLVTNFVIIIATVPIILYYMLKESEHIPSSVLAVIPKRYRRDAKEVLADIDGALSGFIVGRVIITCLLAIMLYVGFLIIGLPFSLLLAIAAFILNIIPYIGPILGAIPSLIVAFTVSPSMVFWVVVVTIIAQQIEGNVLSPSIYGRRLDIHPLTTIVLLLVAGDIAGILGVILAIPTYMVAKIIIVRVYQLFLADKVEELVD; from the coding sequence ATGTTGCTGCAAAACGGTTTTTTTCGAGTTTGTTTAGGGATCATTGCGCTGCTGCTCATTATTTATTTGATGGCGAAGGTCAGTTTTATATTCCGACCGCTGCTGACGATTTTTAATATTTTAATTGTGCCGTTCATGCTGGCCGGTTTCTTCTATTATCTGCTCCGGCCGGTCGTGCAATATATGGTTCGGCAGCGATTGAACAAGATACTTTCGATTCTGCTTCTTTATTTTATCGCAGCGGGAATCGGGGTCGTGTTCTTCATCGTGGTGTGGCCGGCGCTTCAAATGCAGCTGGAGAACTTCTTGAAAGGCGCGCCGGAGTTGATTGAAGGCTTCAAGAGCCAGTTTGCGAAGCTGCAAAGTAACCGTCTGGTATCGATCTTCGCGGGCAACGAGTCGGATCTGTCCACGAAGCTGTCGGATTACTTAAACAGGGCGATTACCGCGGCTTCGGATTATGTGAGCAGCGTGGTTTCACTCGTTACTAATTTTGTGATTATCATTGCGACGGTGCCCATCATACTGTACTACATGCTGAAGGAGAGCGAGCATATCCCGTCTTCCGTGCTTGCGGTCATCCCGAAGCGGTATCGCCGGGACGCCAAAGAGGTGCTTGCGGATATCGACGGCGCGCTGAGCGGATTTATCGTCGGCCGCGTCATCATTACCTGTCTGCTCGCGATCATGCTGTATGTCGGCTTTCTCATTATTGGGCTTCCGTTCTCGCTGCTGCTCGCCATTGCTGCGTTCATCTTGAATATTATTCCGTATATCGGTCCGATTCTGGGGGCGATTCCTTCCCTTATCGTTGCTTTTACGGTATCGCCGTCTATGGTGTTCTGGGTCGTGGTGGTGACGATCATCGCGCAGCAAATCGAAGGGAATGTCCTGTCGCCGAGCATCTATGGCCGAAGGCTGGATATTCATCCGCTGACCACGATCGTGCTGCTGCTTGTGGCTGGCGATATTGCCGGCATTCTGGGCGTTATCCTAGCGATTCCGACGTATATGGTTGCCAAAATCATTATCGTGCGCGTCTATCAGCTGTTTCTGGCGGACAAGGTGGAAGAGCTGGTTGATTGA
- a CDS encoding GNAT family N-acetyltransferase, producing MEASASLHAVRLVKPSVELQQAYLLFYTEWMASGEDIVPWVVSRDPADFAAYVSFLLGAEEEANTPEGWVPHTTLWLLDGNGRIAGAVNIRHRLNDKLRESGGHIGYGIVPSQRRQGYATALLEQALVETDKLDITDVLVVCDSGNIGSERTIRNNGGEFHSTFTEENGNVVKRFWIRRSEQA from the coding sequence ATGGAAGCATCAGCAAGTTTACATGCTGTTCGTTTGGTGAAGCCCTCCGTGGAACTGCAGCAGGCTTATCTGCTGTTCTACACGGAATGGATGGCAAGCGGCGAGGATATCGTGCCTTGGGTGGTCTCGCGGGATCCTGCCGATTTTGCGGCCTATGTGAGCTTTCTGCTGGGCGCGGAGGAAGAAGCGAACACCCCGGAGGGCTGGGTGCCGCACACTACGCTGTGGCTGTTGGATGGAAACGGGCGAATCGCCGGCGCAGTCAACATTCGTCATCGCTTAAACGATAAGCTTCGCGAGAGCGGTGGTCACATCGGCTACGGCATCGTTCCCTCGCAGCGGCGTCAAGGCTATGCGACGGCTCTGCTGGAGCAGGCGCTCGTAGAAACCGACAAGCTTGACATCACGGACGTGCTTGTCGTCTGCGACAGCGGCAATATCGGATCGGAGCGGACGATCCGCAATAACGGCGGCGAGTTTCATTCGACTTTCACCGAAGAGAACGGCAATGTGGTGAAACGCTTCTGGATCCGCCGGAGCGAGCAAGCGTAA
- a CDS encoding VOC family protein — MPQLRPYIYSENAIVQAEFYVNALGGEIVSVQTFGDMPGGSQADKDRVMHLVAQAAGLTFYLADSGSVHRGSGLDLTLEFETEAAAAQAFDKLAVGGEILMPFERMFWGSMFGRLTDRFGVRWQIAVQAEI; from the coding sequence ATGCCCCAATTAAGACCTTACATTTACAGTGAAAATGCTATCGTACAAGCCGAATTTTACGTTAACGCGCTGGGCGGCGAAATCGTGAGTGTACAGACCTTCGGCGATATGCCGGGAGGGAGTCAAGCAGACAAGGACCGCGTCATGCATTTGGTCGCGCAGGCCGCGGGTCTAACCTTTTACTTGGCTGATTCAGGCTCCGTTCACCGCGGCAGCGGACTTGATTTAACGTTGGAGTTCGAGACCGAGGCCGCGGCGGCACAAGCATTTGACAAGCTCGCCGTCGGAGGTGAAATCTTGATGCCGTTCGAGCGGATGTTCTGGGGCAGCATGTTCGGCCGCCTGACAGATCGATTTGGCGTCCGATGGCAAATCGCCGTGCAAGCCGAGATTTGA
- a CDS encoding DUF4180 domain-containing protein, with protein sequence MNITISHKGASKVAVIESEGIVIGNAQDALDLMASVQYTEDCHKLLIAKANIAEDFFELRTKLAGEILQKYTNYRVKLAIVGDFSGYDSKSLKDFIYECNQGKQFFFLNDKDAALEALHGVD encoded by the coding sequence ATGAACATTACGATTAGTCATAAGGGAGCCTCCAAAGTCGCCGTCATCGAGAGCGAAGGCATTGTCATCGGAAATGCGCAGGATGCGCTGGATTTGATGGCCTCCGTCCAATATACGGAGGACTGCCATAAGCTGCTGATCGCGAAGGCGAATATCGCGGAAGACTTTTTCGAGCTTCGGACGAAGCTGGCGGGGGAGATTTTGCAGAAGTATACGAATTACCGGGTCAAGCTTGCGATCGTCGGCGATTTCAGCGGATATGACAGCAAAAGCTTGAAGGATTTCATCTATGAATGCAATCAGGGCAAGCAGTTCTTCTTCCTGAACGACAAAGACGCCGCGCTCGAAGCACTGCACGGCGTCGATTAG
- a CDS encoding ATP-dependent DNA helicase, producing MDHTIQLSVRALVEYAYRSGDIESGFRTSASLTDGTKAHQRVQKQYGEQDEREVYVSAEIVMDDLLFVVDGRCDGLLAGGEDGIVVIDEIKSTSGSLPEMVEATYPVHWAQAKCYAYMVATDRALEQIAVQLTYVQVQSEEERRFRQQFTRGELELFLHDMIRSYYASAAQQVRHRLKRDASIKMLPFPFPAYREGQRKLAGAVYKSVVDGQKLFAKAPTGIGKTISTIFPAVKAVGEGLLQRVVYLTAKTIARKAAEDAFGLLQSKGLHMAAVTLTAKEKICFQEEVRCSKEHCPYAEGYYDRINEALLDLRTKETLMTREVIEQYARKHRVCPFEFSLDAAYGADAIICDYNYVFDPRVSLKRMFEEQKRRTAVLVDEAHNLVDRAREMYSSELNKSAFLDVQRAYKGVNAEVYGAAKAVNDYLLTQRKRIGERLQEAVEEPPEELTALVEQFVDRAERALLGAARSGGGAGRLDSGSAEVLDLFGSPAEAVAAAVPQAGTAAGSAALLELYYACQNFVRTAKLYDERYVTYTECDRSEVRIKLFCLDPSHLLRTMGKGYRSTVFFSATLTPLSYYMDMLGSDDEGDYSVVIPSPFSREQLDVFISPLSTRYQDRERTKEPIVSLISRITGQRKGNYLLFFPSYAYMNDAYERFAVQQEKRPAEAEAPKTIVQGTRMTEAEREQFLAAFQSSSEETLVGFAVMGGIFAEGIDLVGDRLTGVVVVGVGLPQIGLERDIMKAYFDGTGRNGFDYAFLFPGMNKVLQAGGRLIRSEDDRGILLLIDDRYLQPQYNRLLPQEWLDYTIL from the coding sequence ATGGACCATACCATTCAGTTGTCTGTACGGGCGCTGGTTGAATATGCATACCGGAGCGGCGATATCGAGTCCGGCTTCCGGACGTCTGCTTCGCTGACGGACGGGACGAAAGCGCATCAGCGCGTGCAGAAGCAGTACGGCGAGCAGGATGAACGAGAGGTATATGTAAGCGCGGAGATCGTCATGGACGATCTCCTGTTTGTCGTGGACGGCCGCTGCGACGGACTGCTGGCGGGCGGAGAAGACGGCATCGTCGTCATCGACGAGATCAAGTCCACGTCCGGCTCGCTTCCGGAAATGGTTGAAGCGACGTATCCCGTGCATTGGGCGCAGGCCAAATGTTATGCCTACATGGTAGCGACGGATCGGGCGCTGGAGCAGATTGCGGTGCAGCTGACCTATGTGCAGGTGCAGAGCGAGGAAGAGCGCCGGTTCCGGCAGCAGTTCACGAGAGGCGAATTGGAGCTGTTCCTGCATGATATGATACGCTCCTATTATGCGAGCGCGGCGCAGCAGGTCCGGCACCGGCTGAAGCGGGATGCCAGCATCAAGATGCTGCCGTTTCCGTTTCCAGCTTACCGCGAAGGTCAGCGGAAGCTGGCGGGGGCGGTCTATAAGAGTGTAGTCGATGGGCAGAAGCTGTTCGCGAAAGCGCCAACCGGCATCGGCAAGACGATTTCGACGATTTTCCCCGCGGTGAAGGCGGTTGGGGAGGGGTTGCTGCAGCGCGTCGTCTATTTGACGGCGAAGACGATTGCCCGCAAGGCGGCAGAGGATGCCTTCGGCCTGCTGCAGTCGAAGGGGCTGCACATGGCCGCCGTGACGCTGACGGCCAAGGAGAAAATCTGCTTCCAAGAGGAAGTAAGGTGCAGCAAGGAGCACTGCCCGTATGCCGAGGGCTATTACGACCGGATCAACGAGGCGCTGCTTGATCTGCGTACCAAGGAGACGTTGATGACCCGGGAAGTCATCGAGCAGTATGCGCGCAAGCACCGGGTATGCCCCTTCGAGTTCTCGCTGGATGCGGCCTACGGCGCAGACGCGATCATCTGTGACTATAACTATGTGTTCGATCCGCGGGTCAGCTTGAAACGGATGTTCGAGGAACAGAAGCGGCGGACGGCAGTGCTCGTGGACGAGGCGCATAATCTGGTGGACCGGGCACGGGAGATGTACTCAAGCGAGCTGAACAAGAGCGCGTTCCTTGACGTGCAGCGCGCGTACAAGGGTGTGAACGCGGAGGTTTACGGCGCGGCCAAAGCGGTGAATGATTACTTGCTGACGCAGCGCAAGCGAATCGGGGAGCGGCTGCAGGAAGCGGTGGAGGAGCCGCCCGAAGAGCTTACGGCGCTGGTAGAGCAGTTCGTCGACCGCGCGGAACGTGCGCTGCTCGGGGCCGCGCGGTCCGGAGGCGGAGCAGGGCGGCTTGATTCGGGCTCAGCGGAAGTCCTGGACCTATTCGGCTCTCCCGCGGAAGCTGTCGCTGCTGCTGTTCCCCAAGCCGGCACGGCGGCAGGCAGCGCAGCGCTGCTGGAGCTTTACTACGCCTGCCAGAACTTCGTCCGTACCGCGAAGCTGTACGATGAACGGTACGTGACGTATACCGAATGCGATCGGAGCGAGGTGCGGATCAAGCTCTTCTGCTTGGATCCCTCGCATCTGCTGCGGACCATGGGCAAAGGCTACCGGTCGACGGTATTCTTCTCGGCGACGCTCACGCCGCTGTCCTACTATATGGATATGCTGGGCAGCGACGATGAGGGAGATTACTCCGTCGTGATTCCCTCTCCCTTCTCGCGGGAGCAGCTGGACGTATTCATCAGCCCGCTTTCAACTCGTTACCAGGACCGGGAGCGGACGAAGGAACCCATCGTCTCCCTCATCAGCCGGATCACGGGCCAGCGCAAGGGCAATTATTTGCTGTTCTTCCCTTCCTACGCATATATGAACGATGCTTATGAGCGGTTTGCGGTGCAGCAGGAGAAACGGCCGGCCGAAGCGGAAGCGCCGAAGACAATCGTGCAGGGGACGCGGATGACGGAGGCGGAACGGGAGCAGTTTCTGGCTGCTTTCCAAAGCAGCTCGGAGGAGACGCTGGTCGGATTCGCAGTTATGGGCGGCATATTCGCGGAGGGGATTGATTTGGTCGGGGACCGCCTGACGGGCGTCGTCGTGGTCGGCGTCGGACTGCCGCAGATTGGTCTGGAACGGGATATTATGAAGGCGTATTTCGACGGAACCGGACGAAACGGCTTTGATTATGCGTTTCTGTTCCCCGGCATGAACAAGGTGCTGCAGGCGGGAGGGCGTCTGATCCGGTCGGAGGACGACCGCGGCATTCTGCTGCTGATCGATGACCGTTACCTGCAGCCGCAGTACAACCGGCTGCTTCCGCAGGAGTGGCTGGATTACACCATACTGTAG
- a CDS encoding translation factor GTPase family protein: MTTRAEQEGKPRNVGIFAHVDAGKTTTTEQMLYLSGHIRALGSVDAGTAQTDWLDVERERGISVRAAVTRFVWKGAPVNLVDTPGHVDFLSEVERSLRVMDGAVLIVSAVEGVQAQTEIIWQALRELGIPTLLYVNKMDRIGADAAAVLDQIRRLLSPQAVPIMAPNGAEADFAGSVDVLDEPAMAANPWAEPYRQQLLEAVAEQEESLLEAYLEGTAFDAGLVADTLVAGVHRSALFPVLFGASNRGIGVKALMDAMIDYLPAPAGAESAPVAGVIFKMERDPVMGKIAYVRLYEGIIRNRDTVLNHTRDVQDKVTQIRRVHGQKSEDIGVLAAGDIAAVYGLSRARIGDVLGSPAGVPGEKRLAVPLLTVQVQWGNAAEYPAVVAAFQELADEDPLLDLQWLQDERELHLKVMGPIQMEVLASILLSRFKLAVSFGAPSVIYKETPASAGEGFIAYTMPKPCWAILRFVIEPGERGSGLVYKSLVRNERLLESYQNEVARRVPEALQQGLRGWEVTDLSVTLVEGEHHVWHTHPLDFVIATPMGIMNGLANVGTKLLEPMLRFRMSVPEEYGGKLMNELVVMRGEFGAPVVRQERMELEGLLPVATTLDFPARLGSMTKGRGTLTTFFAGYRECPADVEAERIRRGVNPLDQSKYILAVRNALSG; this comes from the coding sequence ATGACAACAAGAGCTGAACAGGAAGGCAAGCCGCGTAATGTCGGCATCTTTGCCCACGTCGACGCAGGGAAAACGACAACGACGGAGCAGATGCTCTACCTGAGTGGGCATATTCGCGCGCTTGGCAGCGTGGATGCGGGTACGGCGCAGACCGATTGGCTGGACGTGGAGCGGGAGCGGGGCATCTCGGTTCGCGCGGCGGTGACGCGTTTTGTGTGGAAGGGTGCGCCGGTCAATTTGGTGGACACGCCGGGCCACGTCGATTTTCTATCCGAGGTGGAGCGCTCGCTGCGGGTGATGGACGGCGCGGTGCTCATCGTGTCGGCGGTGGAGGGCGTGCAGGCACAGACGGAAATCATCTGGCAGGCGCTGCGCGAGCTGGGCATTCCAACGCTCCTATATGTGAACAAAATGGACCGCATCGGCGCGGATGCGGCTGCGGTGCTGGATCAGATCCGCCGGCTGCTTTCGCCGCAGGCGGTGCCGATTATGGCGCCGAATGGGGCGGAGGCGGATTTTGCAGGCTCGGTTGATGTATTGGACGAGCCCGCTATGGCGGCGAATCCATGGGCTGAGCCCTATCGGCAGCAGCTGCTGGAGGCCGTGGCCGAGCAGGAGGAATCGCTGCTGGAGGCTTATCTGGAGGGCACGGCGTTCGATGCCGGCCTTGTTGCGGATACGCTGGTCGCAGGTGTGCACCGTTCGGCGCTGTTTCCGGTGCTCTTCGGGGCCTCTAACCGGGGCATTGGCGTCAAGGCGCTCATGGATGCCATGATCGACTATTTGCCTGCACCGGCAGGTGCGGAGTCCGCGCCGGTTGCAGGCGTTATTTTCAAGATGGAACGGGACCCCGTTATGGGTAAAATCGCGTATGTGCGCTTGTACGAAGGTATCATTCGCAACCGTGATACCGTGCTTAACCATACGCGGGACGTGCAGGACAAGGTGACGCAGATCCGCCGCGTGCACGGGCAGAAATCCGAGGACATCGGCGTGCTTGCGGCAGGGGATATCGCCGCCGTTTACGGTCTCAGCCGGGCGCGGATCGGTGATGTGCTGGGGTCGCCGGCGGGCGTTCCCGGGGAGAAGCGGCTTGCGGTACCGCTGCTTACCGTACAGGTGCAGTGGGGCAATGCGGCGGAGTACCCCGCGGTCGTTGCGGCGTTCCAGGAGCTGGCGGACGAGGATCCGCTGCTGGATTTGCAGTGGCTGCAGGATGAGCGTGAGCTGCATTTGAAGGTGATGGGGCCGATTCAGATGGAGGTGCTGGCATCCATCCTGCTGAGCCGCTTCAAGCTTGCGGTGAGCTTCGGCGCGCCGTCCGTCATCTATAAGGAAACGCCTGCTTCGGCGGGCGAAGGGTTTATTGCGTACACGATGCCGAAGCCGTGCTGGGCGATTTTGCGGTTCGTCATCGAACCGGGCGAGCGGGGCAGCGGGCTCGTGTACAAGTCGCTTGTCCGGAACGAGCGGCTGCTCGAAAGCTATCAGAACGAGGTGGCTCGCCGCGTGCCGGAGGCGCTGCAGCAGGGGCTTCGGGGCTGGGAGGTTACGGACCTGTCCGTCACGCTGGTGGAGGGAGAGCATCATGTGTGGCATACCCATCCGCTCGATTTCGTCATCGCGACGCCGATGGGCATTATGAACGGGCTGGCGAATGTCGGCACGAAGCTGCTGGAGCCGATGCTGCGCTTCCGCATGTCGGTGCCGGAGGAATACGGCGGCAAGCTGATGAACGAGCTGGTCGTCATGCGCGGCGAGTTCGGCGCGCCGGTCGTGCGGCAAGAGCGCATGGAGCTTGAAGGACTGCTGCCTGTCGCGACGACGCTTGATTTCCCGGCGCGCCTCGGCTCTATGACGAAGGGCAGAGGCACGCTCACGACGTTCTTCGCCGGCTACCGCGAATGTCCCGCGGACGTGGAGGCAGAGCGCATCCGCCGCGGCGTGAACCCGCTGGACCAGTCGAAATATATATTGGCCGTACGCAATGCGCTGAGCGGCTAG
- a CDS encoding metallophosphoesterase codes for MKVVVVSDTHMTRMAKKLPDRLIHELGDADAILHAGDWMTMAVWDMLRAYADTDGVAGNNDGSDIEAKFGSRKIVTLGGVRIGLVHGHIGTGRRDDTETNAFKSFIPGSVDVIVFGHSHVPVKHERDGVLLFNPGSAADKRRQPKYSFGILTIAEGRLVKAEHIYYDNKS; via the coding sequence ATGAAGGTAGTCGTTGTATCAGATACGCATATGACGCGCATGGCGAAGAAGCTGCCGGACCGGCTGATTCATGAGCTGGGGGATGCGGATGCCATTCTGCACGCGGGCGATTGGATGACGATGGCGGTATGGGATATGCTTCGCGCCTACGCGGATACGGACGGCGTTGCAGGCAACAATGACGGCAGCGATATCGAGGCGAAGTTCGGCAGCCGCAAAATCGTAACGCTCGGCGGCGTTCGCATCGGCCTTGTGCACGGCCATATCGGTACGGGACGCCGCGACGATACGGAAACGAACGCGTTCAAGTCGTTTATTCCGGGCAGCGTGGACGTCATCGTCTTCGGCCATTCTCATGTTCCCGTAAAGCATGAGCGGGACGGGGTGCTGCTGTTTAATCCAGGCTCGGCAGCGGATAAGCGCAGACAGCCGAAGTATTCCTTCGGTATTCTAACGATCGCGGAAGGGCGGCTCGTCAAGGCAGAGCATATTTACTATGACAACAAGAGCTGA
- a CDS encoding DEAD/DEAH box helicase — protein sequence MASFEQLGIAKERTQALRNEGIHEATPIQEGAIPVIMQGSDVICQAQTGTGKTLAFLLPMLEKIRAERDDVQGLILTPTRELALQITTELKKRLATKEEFSVLAVYGGQDVESQLRKLKRAVHIVVATPGRLLDHIRRGTIALGSVKMLVLDEADQMLHMGFLTEVEEILTQMPYRKQTMLFSATMPAGVRSLAARFMIEPKDITVRAQQVTVKGIRQLSVEVGARNKEEQLKRLLQEHNPYLGVIFVRTKKRASALNDYLQENGFNSDELHGDLSQAKREQVMKRFRDAKLHLLVATDVAARGLDVEGVTHVFNYDIPENAEGYIHRIGRTGRAGEAGLAITLVSPHDRLELAAIEKGIQMSIPREGRAGSVPAGEGRKTSVDRERPSGSGRRGTGGAGGRRGASAGGTGRSAQGGRSGQAGRGGRSAAGGGAYSAAAKRGSGTDEPQWGAARADSPRGGRTRYSSPAGEEAGERNSRSGGEARGRGGAGPRGGAGREAEFGARSGGEARGRGGAGPRGGAGREAEFGARSGGEARGRGGAGPRGGAGREAEQGARSGGEARGRGGAPQFPNGGGDKNRGRASSGRTSSGRATSGGGGFKGGGRSGGGRQGSGSGGRSTRGRSR from the coding sequence GTGGCAAGTTTTGAACAATTAGGTATTGCCAAAGAACGGACGCAGGCGCTTCGGAACGAGGGTATTCATGAAGCGACGCCGATTCAAGAGGGCGCGATACCGGTCATCATGCAGGGCAGCGACGTGATCTGTCAGGCGCAGACGGGAACGGGGAAGACACTTGCTTTCCTGCTGCCGATGCTGGAGAAGATTCGTGCGGAGCGCGATGACGTGCAGGGTTTGATTTTGACGCCGACAAGGGAGTTGGCACTGCAGATTACGACTGAGCTGAAGAAACGGCTCGCAACGAAGGAAGAATTCAGCGTGCTCGCGGTGTACGGGGGGCAGGATGTGGAATCGCAGCTGCGCAAGCTGAAGCGTGCGGTTCATATCGTAGTCGCAACGCCGGGACGGCTGCTTGACCATATTCGCAGAGGTACGATTGCACTCGGTTCGGTAAAAATGCTCGTCTTGGACGAAGCTGATCAGATGCTTCATATGGGTTTCCTGACCGAGGTCGAGGAGATTCTGACGCAGATGCCTTACCGCAAGCAGACGATGCTGTTCTCGGCGACGATGCCGGCCGGCGTCCGCTCGCTCGCAGCGCGGTTCATGATCGAGCCGAAGGATATTACGGTACGCGCACAGCAGGTAACGGTTAAGGGCATTCGCCAGCTGTCGGTCGAAGTGGGTGCACGCAACAAAGAAGAGCAGCTGAAGCGGCTCCTGCAGGAGCATAACCCGTATTTGGGCGTGATTTTCGTCCGGACGAAGAAGCGGGCGAGCGCGCTCAACGATTACTTGCAGGAGAACGGCTTTAACAGCGACGAGCTGCACGGCGACTTGTCGCAGGCAAAGCGGGAGCAGGTCATGAAACGGTTCCGCGATGCGAAGCTGCATCTGCTTGTCGCGACGGACGTGGCGGCGCGGGGACTAGACGTTGAAGGCGTAACACATGTGTTCAACTACGATATTCCGGAAAATGCGGAGGGCTATATCCACCGGATCGGTCGGACGGGACGCGCGGGCGAAGCGGGTCTGGCGATTACGCTGGTTTCCCCGCATGATCGCTTGGAGCTGGCTGCCATCGAGAAGGGCATCCAGATGTCGATTCCGCGGGAAGGCCGCGCAGGGAGCGTGCCTGCAGGCGAAGGGCGGAAAACAAGCGTGGACCGTGAACGTCCGAGCGGCAGCGGCCGCCGGGGAACCGGCGGTGCCGGCGGTCGCCGCGGCGCTTCAGCGGGCGGCACGGGCCGCAGCGCGCAAGGCGGCCGCAGCGGGCAAGCAGGACGCGGCGGACGTTCCGCCGCAGGAGGCGGCGCGTATTCGGCGGCAGCGAAGCGCGGCTCCGGCACGGATGAGCCGCAATGGGGCGCGGCACGCGCGGATTCGCCGCGCGGCGGACGCACGCGGTACAGCTCGCCGGCAGGCGAGGAAGCCGGCGAGCGCAACAGTCGCAGCGGCGGCGAAGCACGCGGACGCGGAGGCGCTGGCCCGCGCGGCGGAGCAGGCCGCGAAGCGGAGTTTGGCGCACGCAGCGGCGGCGAAGCACGCGGACGCGGGGGCGCTGGCCCGCGCGGCGGAGCAGGCCGCGAAGCGGAGTTTGGCGCGCGCAGCGGCGGTGAAGCACGCGGACGCGGGGGCGCTGGCCCGCGCGGCGGAGCAGGCCGCGAAGCGGAGCAGGGCGCGCGCAGCGGCGGCGAAGCACGCGGACGCGGAGGCGCGCCGCAATTCCCGAACGGCGGCGGTGACAAGAATCGCGGACGCGCATCATCCGGCCGCACCTCGTCAGGCCGCGCCACATCGGGCGGCGGCGGCTTCAAAGGCGGCGGCCGTTCCGGCGGCGGCAGGCAGGGCTCCGGCTCCGGCGGTCGTTCGACCCGCGGCCGTTCCCGATAA
- a CDS encoding nitric oxide synthase oxygenase — MHNQTAAVSNRHLLHEAEAYIRQFGIELGRSSEETNHRIAQIAADIEATGTYVHTGEELAYGAKLAWRNSNRCIGRLFWDALTVQDARSAETEEDIVKAIFHHIEYATNGGKVLPTITIFAPSAEPDRPRIRIWNEQYIRYAGYKQEDGSVVGDPVSLELTEACERMGWRGAGTAFDVLPLIIQLGDEPPRLFEVPKDIVLEVPLVHPDMPAFEELGLRWYAVPFVSGMRLEIGGLHYTAAPFNGWYMGTEIGARNLADPFRYNMLPKLAEKMGLDTARESTLWRDRALVEMNVAVLHSFKTKGATIVDHHTASKQFTLFAEKERQNGRTPTGRWSWLIPPLSPATTGVFHTRFDDTELKPNYYYQHAPADL; from the coding sequence ATGCACAATCAAACAGCGGCGGTCAGCAATCGCCATTTGCTACATGAGGCGGAAGCCTACATCAGGCAGTTTGGCATCGAGCTTGGGCGATCAAGCGAGGAGACGAATCATCGAATCGCGCAAATCGCAGCGGATATCGAAGCGACGGGCACGTACGTTCATACAGGCGAAGAACTCGCTTACGGGGCCAAGCTGGCTTGGCGCAACAGCAACCGGTGTATCGGCCGTTTGTTCTGGGATGCGTTGACGGTGCAGGATGCACGAAGCGCCGAGACGGAAGAGGACATTGTGAAAGCGATTTTTCATCATATCGAATATGCGACGAACGGCGGCAAAGTGCTGCCGACAATTACGATATTCGCACCTTCGGCAGAGCCGGATCGTCCGCGGATTCGAATTTGGAACGAGCAGTATATCCGCTATGCGGGTTACAAACAGGAAGACGGCTCTGTGGTCGGAGACCCTGTTTCCCTGGAGCTGACGGAAGCCTGCGAGCGGATGGGCTGGCGCGGCGCGGGAACGGCTTTCGATGTGCTGCCGCTCATTATTCAGCTTGGGGACGAGCCGCCCCGATTGTTCGAGGTGCCGAAGGATATCGTTCTCGAGGTTCCGCTCGTACACCCGGACATGCCTGCCTTCGAGGAGCTTGGGCTGCGGTGGTATGCCGTTCCTTTCGTATCCGGCATGCGGCTTGAAATCGGGGGTCTGCATTATACGGCGGCACCGTTCAACGGCTGGTATATGGGCACGGAGATCGGCGCGCGCAACTTGGCGGATCCGTTCCGTTACAACATGCTGCCGAAGCTGGCCGAGAAAATGGGCCTCGACACCGCTCGCGAATCCACCCTATGGCGGGACCGAGCGTTGGTGGAGATGAACGTCGCAGTGCTGCATTCGTTCAAAACAAAAGGCGCGACGATCGTCGATCATCATACCGCCAGCAAGCAGTTCACGCTGTTCGCGGAGAAGGAACGGCAGAACGGCCGCACGCCGACAGGGCGCTGGTCTTGGCTCATTCCGCCGCTGTCGCCGGCCACGACTGGGGTCTTCCATACGCGCTTCGACGACACGGAGCTGAAGCCGAATTACTATTACCAACATGCGCCCGCCGATCTGTAG